From the Lactobacillus johnsonii genome, the window AGTTCCTTTGTAAGTTTGCGTAAACTTAAGTTTTGATACCCATTAGTGTCGATTAGATGAACGGTTTGATTTATAATTTTTTCTTCGGTTGTCATTTTTATCTTCTTTCTTGATAACGGTGTTATCTTTTTGGGTCTATGATAACACTGTTATTATGACAATAAAAGATAAATAATTTGTTATAATACACGCTAAGGAAAGTAAAAACACAATTCGGTTGGTAGTCCGAATGTATGATTTATTCATATCAGTAACCTTCCCTCCTAGGATGTCCCTCTTTCCTCTTATTTTTAGGAGGGTACATAGTGATTAAAGGTGTATTAACTATTATTTTTGATGAACCATTCTACAAAGCAATTTTTGAGCAATTTGATGGTACTGAATATAAAGTAGCTCAAGTTAATATGGGAACATCATTGCCAACGATGCCAAAAATAATTAACTTGGTGAATGAGCATTATTCTGACTTACGATTTAGCAAATCAACTCGAGATCAGGAAGTAATGCATCATATTAACCCGAAAAGAGCTCAAAGATTAGCGCATAAAGAAGTTCGAAAACGTGGAATTGGTACTAAAGCTCAACAAGCTTTAAAAAAGCAATTTGAGAAATCGAAAATAACTAGAAAAAAGATGAATAAAGATAGAAAGCGTGAAATGCAAAAAGAGCGTTTTTTACAAAAACAAATTAAACGTCGAAAAAAACATCGAGGTCATTAATAAACAAAAGCTCGCAATTAATTTGCGGGCTTTTGTTGATAAATATGCTATAATTTAGATAAAGAAAAAAGGAGATCCGAAGATCTCCCAGACAGCCCGCTTTAAGAGCGGTGGCTAAAGTTATAAAGTTGACATGCGCCTACTCAATAAACCTGCCAAAGTTATGAATTGAGCGGCGTTTTTGTTTATTTTTTGTTGTGATGATCGATATATGTTAGCAAAGCTAACATAAAAGTACCAAACAACAGCATTAACGAGATGGCCTCGTATACGCTCATCTGGCTGAACCCTTTCTGCTTGATGTTGGTCCATAGGCCTCACCTCCAGGAGGTAAAACAGCCACCGCTCATAAAACTTTCTGCGGATATAATTATAGCGAAAATTTGTTTGCAAAAGAATATAGATTAGTCAAAAAGCTCGCGATTAATTTCGTGGGCTTTTACCATAATTATATTCAAAAACTAGTTCTCTTTGAAAAGTATCATCGTAAGTAGCTGATACTAAACTATAGTAAAATTATTGATATGATAGAGTTAAAAGAGAAAACTTATTTGGAGTAAGGTGGAGGAATTTTTGAAAGATAAAAAAATTCTAAAAAGAGTTAATTATTGGGTTACAATTGGAATAGTTTTAATAATATGTATAGGTACTTTTACATGGTGGAATAATTCTAAAAAGAAAACTCCACATCATAAATTGAAGCCTCAACCTGCTTTAATTGACAACACTAGTACTCGTCCAGCTTCATATACAACTAAAGAATTCAAAAATTTATTATCCCAAAATTATCCAGATATTTATAAAAACTTGAATTTTAAGCAAAAACCAACTTTCTATGTGATTCCAGGTTTGATTCAGTCAGCAGCTATTAAATATACTCCTCCTGGTCAGGGACAACCAGGTATTGCATATGATATGGATCCACAAGGCTTAGCGATTATTGACCATAAATATTTGATTATTTCGGCGTATAGTAAGAGCAAGACATTTGATTCAGTTCTGTGGGTATTAGACTTTAAGACTGGGCGTTTCATAAAAACAATTGCCTTAAATAATATTGATCATGTTGGAGGGATTGCTTATGATAAAGATCACAAACGTCTATGGGTAGCCACAATTAATCAATATCAACGAGCACAAGTTCAATCTGTAACATTGAAAGAAATTGAA encodes:
- a CDS encoding YjdF family protein: MIKGVLTIIFDEPFYKAIFEQFDGTEYKVAQVNMGTSLPTMPKIINLVNEHYSDLRFSKSTRDQEVMHHINPKRAQRLAHKEVRKRGIGTKAQQALKKQFEKSKITRKKMNKDRKREMQKERFLQKQIKRRKKHRGH
- a CDS encoding putative holin-like toxin — its product is MSVYEAISLMLLFGTFMLALLTYIDHHNKK
- a CDS encoding YncE family protein translates to MKDKKILKRVNYWVTIGIVLIICIGTFTWWNNSKKKTPHHKLKPQPALIDNTSTRPASYTTKEFKNLLSQNYPDIYKNLNFKQKPTFYVIPGLIQSAAIKYTPPGQGQPGIAYDMDPQGLAIIDHKYLIISAYSKSKTFDSVLWVLDFKTGRFIKTIALNNIDHVGGIAYDKDHKRLWVATINQYQRAQVQSVTLKEIEKYNFADCKIKLNT